From Alteromonas sp. BL110:
GATAAAAACCGAAGTAATTCCCTTGCCTACCCGCAATTGAAATGCTGTCCAATACTACTAGCGGACACTCTCCTTTCCGGTTATAGCAATAGAAAATTTTCAGAATAACTTTCAAAAAGCGATGTACTGTTGAAAATTGTCGGTAAAACAGTATACTTCTGACGCTTTTTGTAAGACGTGAACAAGCTGCGGGTAAAAGTGACGAACAAGTTAGCAAAACGCGGGCTAGACCTCGCTAAAAAAGGGCTACTTTTTCAGGTTGTCACGGCACTGCTCGTTACAGTCATTGCTGGCGCCTCTGGGGGAGCTCATTCAGCTGTATCAGCAGCGGCAGGTGCAGTGACTAGCATTTTGCCTAATATCGCGTTTGCGGCGTTTGCGTTTCGTTACGCAGGGGCAAGTAAAAACCAACTTGTTGCACGGAGTTTTAGCCAAGGCTCGAAATTGAAGCTGGCATTGACAATTATTTTATTTGTAATTGCTTTTAAAGGTTTAAACGCCGCGCCATTAGAAATCTTTCTGGCGTTTGTGATTACAACGGCTAGCCACGGTCTAGCCATGTTTCATTACGGTACGAAACAATAAAGACAACGCAAGGCGTTGCGATAACGAAAACCATATATTCGACCGAACGAAACACAAGAACCAGTCACCAAATTTTTACACTTTACAACTTGGGTTAAACAATGGCATCTGAATATACTACCTCAGAATACATCAAGCACCACTTGACCAATGCCACCATGTGCTCAACTGACAACGGAATTGCTTTTAACAAAGCGTGTTCTGACGCCGGTTTTTGGGCGTGGCATGTTGATACATTGGCATGGTCTATTGGTCTTGGTCTTCTTTTTCTAATCATTTTTAGAAGCGTTGCATCAAAAGCGACAACGGGCGTACCTGGCAAAATGCAGGCGTTTGTTGAGCTTGTTGTTGAATTCGTTGACGACAATGTAAAAAGCACTTTCCACGGTAAAAGCGCATTAATCGCGCCATTAGCTTTAACCATCTTTGTTTGGGTATTGCTGATGAACCTTATGGATCTTGTTCCAGTTGACTTGCTACCTACCATCGCGGGCCTAATTGGTTCTTCAGCGTTTGGTATGGACCCTCATGACGTATACATGAAGGCGGTACCAACCACTGACCTTAACCTTACGTTTGCGCTAGCAGCGGGTGTATTCATCCTAATTCTTTACTATTCAATCAAGATGAAAGGCATTGGTGGCTTTACTAAAGAGCTTACGATGCAGCCTTTCGGTCACCCGCTTTTCATTCCGGTGAACTTTATTCTTGAAACCGTTACTTTGCTTGCGCGTCCGCTTTCACTAGCGCTACGTTTGTTCGGTAACCTATACGCGAGTGAGCTAATCTTCATCCTTATCGCGACGATTGGCTACTTCCAGCTTCCACTGCACTTCATGTGGGCTGTGTTCCATATTCTGGTACTTCCGCTTCAGGCGTTTATATTCATGATGCTAACCATCGTGTACTTAAGCCTAGCGGCAGAAGACCACTAAGAATTAACGGGTACCGGGAATACGTTTGTCGGTACCGTTTTTAACCGAGTTTTATTTTAAACATTAACCTTAACTAAACTTTAAATCGGAGATTTAAACATGCTTGCAATCGCAGTTGCTATCCTAATTGGTATGGGTGCTCTTGGTACCGCTATCGGCTTCGGTCTTCTAGGTGGTAAATTCCTAGAGTCTGCTGCTCGTCAACCAGAACTTGCACCACAACTACAAGTTAAAATGTTCATCGTAGCGGGTCTTATCGATGCTATCGCGATGATCGGTGTTGGTATCGCACTATTCCTATTGTTCGCTCCACCTCAATACCTACTTTAATTCATACTCTAGCGAACTTTTATGAGGAGAGGCGATAGTGAATATTAACGCCACTTTTATTGGTCAATTAATCGCCTTCGCTGTGTTCGTGGTGTTCTGCATGAAATATGTATGGCCGCCGCTAATCGCAGCGATTGAAGAACGTCAGAAGAAGATTGCCGATGGCCTTGAAGCTTCTGAACGTGCAGAGAAAGACCTAGAGCTAGCTCAAGCGAAAGCAACTGAGCAGCTTAAAGATGCGAAAGCGCAAGCAGCTGAAATTATCGAGCAGGCTAAAAAGCGTGCCAACCAATTGGTTGACGATGAAACGCAAAAAGGCCATGCGGAACGCGAAAAAATTATCGCTTCTGGTTATGCCGAGATTGAAGCTGAACGCAATCGTGCCAAAGAAGATTTGCGCAAGCAGGTTTCTGCTCTTGCAGTAGCTGGCGCACAGCAAATCTTACAACGTGAAATCGATGCTAACGCACAAAACGACATTGTTGAAAAACTTGTCGCTGAGCTTTAATTGGGAGATGAGCCATGTCTGAATTGACTACTGTTGCTCGTCCTTATGCTAAAGCTGCTTTCGATTTTGCTGTCGAGAAAAATGCCGTTGCAAAATGGCAAGAAATGCTCACCTTCGCAGGTGAAGTAGCAGTAAATGAAGATATGCACCAGTTGCTAACTGGTGCTATCGCCGCTGATACACTAGCCGACATTTTTAATAATGTGTGTGGTGAGCAACTCGACGAACACGGTCAAAACCTAGTAAAGGTTCTGGCTGAGAATAAACGTTTAGCCGCGTTGCCTGAAATTTCTACTTTGTTTGATGCGTTTAAAGCAGATTACGATAAAGAAGTAGAAGTGGACGTAACCTCAGCATCTACGCTGACTGATGCCCAAACAAATGAATTGGTAGCATCTTTGGAAAAACGTTTGGCACGTAAAGTGAAGCTTAATTGTAACGTGGACCCTGCCCTGATCGCTGGAATGGTAATAAATGCCGGTGATACAGTAATTGATGGTTCCGTAAAGTCGAAATTGAACCGTCTAGCAGACGCGTTGCAAGCATAACGGGGATAAGAGCATGCAACTTAATTCCACTGAAATTGCTGAACTGATCAAGAAAAGAATTGAACAGTTCAATGTAAGCAGTGAAGCACGTAATGAAGGTACTATCGTCGCAGTAACTGACGGTATTATCCGCATTCATGGCCTTGCAGATGTAATGCAGGGTGAAATGATTGAGCTTCCTGGAAGCCGTTACGCAATTGCACTAAACCTTGAGCGAGACTCTGTAGGTGCAGTTGTTATGGGTCCTTATGCGGACCTGAAAGAAGGCGATAAAGTACAATCTACTGGCCGTATTCTTGAAGTACCAGTAGGTACCGCACTTCTTGGTCGTGTTGTAAACACACTAGGTGAACCTATTGATGGTAAAGGCGCAATTGACGCGGCTGGTTTCGAGCCAGTTGAAAAAATTGCACCTGGCGTAATTGAACGTCAATCAGTAGACCAGCCAGTACAAACTGGTTATAAGTCAGTTGATGCCATGATCCCAGTAGGTCGTGGTCAGCGTGAGCTTATCATCGGTGACCGTCAGTGTGGTAAAACAGCAATGGCTGTTGACGCTATCATCAACCAAAAAGGTACAGGCATTAAGTGTGTGTACGTAGCGGTTGGTCAGAAAGCGTCTACTATCGCTAACGTAGTACGTAAACTAGAAGAGCACGGTGCCCTTGACCACACTATCGTGGTAGCAGCATCTGCTTCTGAGTCTGCAGCGCTTCAATACCTAGCGCCTTACTCTGGTTGTACTATGGGTGAATACTTCCGTGACCGCGGTGAAGATGCGCTAATCGTATATGATGATTTGTCTAAGCAAGCTGTTGCTTACCGTCAAATCTCACTACTACTTAAGCGTCCACCAGGCCGTGAAGCTTACCCAGGTGACGTATTCTACCTTCACTCACGTCTACTAGAACGTGCTGCACGTGTAAACGAGCAATACGTTGAGCGTTACACTAATGGTGAAGTGAAAGGTAAGACTGGTTCATTGACTGCGCTTCCTATTATCGAAACGCAAGCTGGTGACGTATCTGCATTCGTACCAACTAACGTAATCTCAATTACCGATGGTCAGATTTTCCTAGAAACTGACTTGTTTAACGCAGGTATCCGTCCAGCGGTTAACGCTGGTATCTCGGTATCTCGTGTTGGTGGTGCTGCACAGACTAAAATCATCAAGAAATTGGGTGGCGGTATCCGTCTAGCTCTAGCTCAGTATCGTGAACTTGCGGCGTTCTCGCAGTTTGCTTCTGACCTTGATGATGCAACTCGTGAGCAACTTGAGCACGGTGAGCGCGTAACTGAGCTAATGAAGCAGAAGCAGTACGCTCCACTATCAATTGCTAACATGGGTGTATCTCTGTTCGCGGTAGAAAAAGGTTTCCTTAAGGGTATCGAGCTTAACAAAATCCTAGATTTTGAAGCCGCTCTTCACTCTTACATGAACAGCGAACACGCTGACCTTATGAAGACTATCAACGAATCAGGTAACTACAACGACGAGATTGCCTCTAAGTTGAACGACGCTTTAACAAACTTTAAAGCGACACAAACTTGGTAATCAATGGTGCTGGTGTTTAACCACCAGCGCAATTCGTTGAGTAATCGGAGAGATAGTCATGGCCAGCGGTAAAGAAATAAAAGGTAAGATTGGGAGTATCAAAAATACTCAAAAGATTACCAGTGCGATGGAAATGGTTGCTGCGTCTAAAATGAAAAAGGCGCAGGAACGTATGGCTTCTGGCCGTCCATATGCACAAAATATGCTTAAAGTGATTGGTCACATTGCAAACGGTAACCTTGAATATCGCCATCCATATTTGGAAGAGCGTGAAGTCAAGCGCGTCGGTTACATTGTGATTTCCACTGACCGAGGCTTATGTGGTGGCTTGAACACCAATGAATTTAAGCTCGTCACCCAAGACGTCAAAAAATGGCGTGAACAGGGTGTAGAAGTGGATTTCGCTGCATTAGGTTCTAAAGCGTGCAGTTTCTTCAACCGCTTTGGTGGCAAGTTGCTTGCTGCTGAATCTGGTTTAGGTGACAAGCCGTCTGTGAGCGATGTAGTGGGTGTTGTGCGCGTTATGCTTAAGGCGTACGACGAAGGGCAAATTGACCGAGTATTCTTGGTATTTAATGACTTCGTTAACACCATGACACAGAAACCTGTGATCAATCAGTTATTGCCTTTGCCAAAGTCAGAAGACGAAGAATATCAACATCGTTGGGACTACATCTACGAGCCAGATCCAAAAGAAATTTTGGAAGCACTAATGGTTCGTTACATTGAGTCTCAGGTGTATCAGGGTGTTGTAGAAAACGCGGCGTCAGAACAAGCTGCGCGAATGGTTGCCATGAAGGCAGCAACCGACAACGCCGGTAACCTTATTGATGAGTTACAACTGGTATATAACAAAGCGCGTCAGGCTGCGATCACACAAGAAATTAGTGAGATTGTTAGCGGTGCCGCAGCGGTGTAGGCAAAGGTTTAAAAGAGATAACGAGGACAAATTATGAGTCAAGGTAAGGTCGTCCAAATCATTGGCGCCGTTGTGGATATTGAGTTTCCACAAGATGCGGTACCAAGAGTTTATGACGCACTACGAGTTACCGAAGGTGACTTGTCAGGTCTAACCCTGGAAGTGCAACAGCAATTAGGTGGCGGTGTTGTTCGTGGCATCGCACTAGGTACTACTGACGGACTAAAACGTGGTCTTGCAGTAGAAAATACCGGTAACCCAATCATGGTTCCAGTTGGTACAAAGACACTAGGTCGTATCATGGACGTATTGGGTAACCCAATCGACGAAGCAGGCCCAATTGGTGAAGAAGAGCGTATGTCTATTCACCGTGAAGCGCCTAGCTACGAAGATCAGTCTAGCTCGGTAGAACTACTAGAAACTGGTATCAAAGTAATCGACTTGGTTTGCCCATTCGCTAAGGGTGGTAAAGTTGGTCTATTCGGTGGTGCGGGTGTAGGTAAAACCGTAAACATGATGGAACTTATCCGTAACATCGCGATCGAGCACAGCGGTTTCTCAGTATTCGCAGGTGTTGGTGAGCGTACTCGTGAGGGTAACGATTTCTATCACGAAATGAACGACTCAAACGTACTTGATAAAGTATCGCTTGTATATGGTCAGATGAACGAGCCACCGGGTAACCGTCTACGTGTTGCACTTACCGGTCTAACTATGGCTGAGAAGTTCCGTGACGAAGGTCGTGACGTTCTTTTCTTCGTAGATAACATCTATCGTTATACTCTAGCAGGTACTGAAGTATCAGCACTTCTAGGTCGTATGCCATCTGCGGTAGGTTACCAGCCTACTCTTGCAGAAGAGATGGGTGTACTTCAGGAACGTATTACGTCAACGAAGACTGGTTCAATCACCTCAATCCAAGCGGTATACGTACCTGCGGATGACTTGACTGACCCATCTCCAGCGACAACCTTTGCTCACTTGGATGCAACGGTAGTACTTTCTCGTGATATCGCGTCTCTTGGTATTTACCCTGCGGTAGACCCACTAGATTCAACGTCTCGTCAGCTAGACCCGCTAGTAATAGGTCAAGAGCACTACGACGTAGCACGTGGCGTACAGACTGTTCTTCAGCGTTATAAAGAGCTGAAAGACATCATCGCGATCCTAGGTATGGACGAACTATCTGAAGAAGACAAGCAAGTGGTATCACGTGCTCGTAAGATTCAGCGTTTCCTATCTCAGCCGTTCTTCGTAGCAGAAGTATTTACCGGTGCACCTGGTAAATATGTTTCTCTAAAAGACACAATCAGTGGTTTTAAAGGTATTCTAGACGGTGAGTATGATCACCTTCCAGAGCAGGCCTTCTACATGGTTGGTTCTATCGAAGAAGCGCTAGAGAAAGCCAAGAAAGCATAATGGCGGGGCTAGCATTAGCTAGCCTAGCATCATGCTAACGTACCTAATCAGGAGGTTCACATGGCAATGACAGTACATTTGGACGTAGTAAGCGCGGAGAAAGCGATTTTCTCTGGACGCGTTGAATCGATTCAGGTGACAGGTAGCGAAGGTGAATTGGGTATTAACCCAGGACACGCGCCACTTATCTCTGCTATTAAACCTGGTATGGTGCGTTTGGTTAAACAGCACGGTGAAGAAGAAGTTATTTATGTTGCAGGTGGTGTACTAGAAGTACAGCCTAACAACATTACCGTACTGGCTGATACCGCGGTTCGAGCTGAAGATCTTGACGAGCAGGCAGCACAAGAAGCCAAACGACGTGCAGAAGAGCACATCGCCAATCCAGGCGCTGACTTTAACTATGCCGAAGCAGCTCACGAGCTTGCAGAAGCAATTGCACAACTTCGTCTTATTCAGAAGTTACGCAAGTAAAAAGCACAGCTTTGAAAAAGCCCGCCATCTGGCGGGTTTTTTATTGTCGAACGAAAAGTGAACGTTCACATTCTCTAACGCTTATTTATATTGCTTACGCTGGCTTTAACGCTTAAGGTTGTGATGGTATCAGTAGCCCATGGGTATGCTTCTTTAGCGTTCTTTAAATTAAATGAAAGTAAGAAGAACTACCTTTAAATAATTATTTAAATAATGAAACTAAATCCATATTCAAATGCGCATAACGGTGTATTTATAGGATTGTATCCATTCTTATTGGTTGTTGTTCTTCTAGTTATACACTACTTCAGTGGTGTTTTAGCGCTGGACAATAACGGAAGCGTTCGTGAG
This genomic window contains:
- a CDS encoding ATP synthase subunit I, producing MTNKLAKRGLDLAKKGLLFQVVTALLVTVIAGASGGAHSAVSAAAGAVTSILPNIAFAAFAFRYAGASKNQLVARSFSQGSKLKLALTIILFVIAFKGLNAAPLEIFLAFVITTASHGLAMFHYGTKQ
- the atpB gene encoding F0F1 ATP synthase subunit A, which codes for MASEYTTSEYIKHHLTNATMCSTDNGIAFNKACSDAGFWAWHVDTLAWSIGLGLLFLIIFRSVASKATTGVPGKMQAFVELVVEFVDDNVKSTFHGKSALIAPLALTIFVWVLLMNLMDLVPVDLLPTIAGLIGSSAFGMDPHDVYMKAVPTTDLNLTFALAAGVFILILYYSIKMKGIGGFTKELTMQPFGHPLFIPVNFILETVTLLARPLSLALRLFGNLYASELIFILIATIGYFQLPLHFMWAVFHILVLPLQAFIFMMLTIVYLSLAAEDH
- the atpE gene encoding F0F1 ATP synthase subunit C, which gives rise to MLAIAVAILIGMGALGTAIGFGLLGGKFLESAARQPELAPQLQVKMFIVAGLIDAIAMIGVGIALFLLFAPPQYLL
- the atpF gene encoding F0F1 ATP synthase subunit B, whose amino-acid sequence is MNINATFIGQLIAFAVFVVFCMKYVWPPLIAAIEERQKKIADGLEASERAEKDLELAQAKATEQLKDAKAQAAEIIEQAKKRANQLVDDETQKGHAEREKIIASGYAEIEAERNRAKEDLRKQVSALAVAGAQQILQREIDANAQNDIVEKLVAEL
- the atpH gene encoding F0F1 ATP synthase subunit delta, translated to MSELTTVARPYAKAAFDFAVEKNAVAKWQEMLTFAGEVAVNEDMHQLLTGAIAADTLADIFNNVCGEQLDEHGQNLVKVLAENKRLAALPEISTLFDAFKADYDKEVEVDVTSASTLTDAQTNELVASLEKRLARKVKLNCNVDPALIAGMVINAGDTVIDGSVKSKLNRLADALQA
- the atpA gene encoding F0F1 ATP synthase subunit alpha, coding for MQLNSTEIAELIKKRIEQFNVSSEARNEGTIVAVTDGIIRIHGLADVMQGEMIELPGSRYAIALNLERDSVGAVVMGPYADLKEGDKVQSTGRILEVPVGTALLGRVVNTLGEPIDGKGAIDAAGFEPVEKIAPGVIERQSVDQPVQTGYKSVDAMIPVGRGQRELIIGDRQCGKTAMAVDAIINQKGTGIKCVYVAVGQKASTIANVVRKLEEHGALDHTIVVAASASESAALQYLAPYSGCTMGEYFRDRGEDALIVYDDLSKQAVAYRQISLLLKRPPGREAYPGDVFYLHSRLLERAARVNEQYVERYTNGEVKGKTGSLTALPIIETQAGDVSAFVPTNVISITDGQIFLETDLFNAGIRPAVNAGISVSRVGGAAQTKIIKKLGGGIRLALAQYRELAAFSQFASDLDDATREQLEHGERVTELMKQKQYAPLSIANMGVSLFAVEKGFLKGIELNKILDFEAALHSYMNSEHADLMKTINESGNYNDEIASKLNDALTNFKATQTW
- the atpG gene encoding F0F1 ATP synthase subunit gamma, with protein sequence MASGKEIKGKIGSIKNTQKITSAMEMVAASKMKKAQERMASGRPYAQNMLKVIGHIANGNLEYRHPYLEEREVKRVGYIVISTDRGLCGGLNTNEFKLVTQDVKKWREQGVEVDFAALGSKACSFFNRFGGKLLAAESGLGDKPSVSDVVGVVRVMLKAYDEGQIDRVFLVFNDFVNTMTQKPVINQLLPLPKSEDEEYQHRWDYIYEPDPKEILEALMVRYIESQVYQGVVENAASEQAARMVAMKAATDNAGNLIDELQLVYNKARQAAITQEISEIVSGAAAV
- the atpD gene encoding F0F1 ATP synthase subunit beta, with product MSQGKVVQIIGAVVDIEFPQDAVPRVYDALRVTEGDLSGLTLEVQQQLGGGVVRGIALGTTDGLKRGLAVENTGNPIMVPVGTKTLGRIMDVLGNPIDEAGPIGEEERMSIHREAPSYEDQSSSVELLETGIKVIDLVCPFAKGGKVGLFGGAGVGKTVNMMELIRNIAIEHSGFSVFAGVGERTREGNDFYHEMNDSNVLDKVSLVYGQMNEPPGNRLRVALTGLTMAEKFRDEGRDVLFFVDNIYRYTLAGTEVSALLGRMPSAVGYQPTLAEEMGVLQERITSTKTGSITSIQAVYVPADDLTDPSPATTFAHLDATVVLSRDIASLGIYPAVDPLDSTSRQLDPLVIGQEHYDVARGVQTVLQRYKELKDIIAILGMDELSEEDKQVVSRARKIQRFLSQPFFVAEVFTGAPGKYVSLKDTISGFKGILDGEYDHLPEQAFYMVGSIEEALEKAKKA
- a CDS encoding F0F1 ATP synthase subunit epsilon, whose protein sequence is MAMTVHLDVVSAEKAIFSGRVESIQVTGSEGELGINPGHAPLISAIKPGMVRLVKQHGEEEVIYVAGGVLEVQPNNITVLADTAVRAEDLDEQAAQEAKRRAEEHIANPGADFNYAEAAHELAEAIAQLRLIQKLRK